A part of Verrucomicrobiia bacterium genomic DNA contains:
- a CDS encoding lamin tail domain-containing protein — protein MGNTPGSSGALKDVDSGAALPVSVVITSAGSVSGAPAAANPNPGTPLYDAFNGYVDFAGAGASDAIVQVPAGAFVTYTITGLDPTKVYSLKGGVVRGGATYTNRWSLFQIDGATSFVSAHAGGFTAGLAANQVAINTGVNTDGAMVDWEEIVPSAAGSFSVTTRQYTNGLPGGGVANGVYGYALGGFRLEEFNPTNQRPVAVTGFNRDVVVEKGAVGPPYDAAAMELNPGEGRAFYQKGLAGTSYGLPLSGSFLSATGDDTVFQFSSFTASNALVLSSATGSTSGTLELIKPAVYDRISVLANSASASSSSAGTWTLTFADGSTVVTNYRAPDWFNNSGYALGGVERITLSSGATQGAPDNPRFYPTTINLAALLGPTNKPLTRLTFSRASSAQSTGIYAVSGQPAQAFPPFVLTQPADQTVDELASATFAVAVTGNPAPAVQWYKNDALLPGATNLNYTIPAALLADDGARFAVVAANVVSNLPYAATSHVATLFVMADTRAPSLVAAQSLGLNQVEARFSERLVPATAMQLANFALAGPAGAVAISGAALDASQSNVVLSVAVPTDGAPYVLTVNHLTDQSAAANEIAPNSQAGFNASVFQPQAIGAPVVAGLQSGQTNGLDLTAGGAGVGGTNDQAQFSYLFKNGDFDVAVRLDALAFVNAWSEAGLMAREALAPGARFVAALATPSISGAFFEARTASNSATMRTGSVPVNYPNTWLRLKRAGDTFTGYAGFDGENWTQTGTASLSLPATLYFGLFAASDDTNASTTVRFRDLAAVTNAGPNVVVVGEVPGPSSQRTGLVISEIMYHPTNSALEFVELCNTRGEPQSLGGYSLAGDLNYTFPPGTLLAGGACLVVAKSPSELAAAYGLSNVFGPFTGSLPNSEGTVRLLNQAGGVFLEVEYSDRAPWPVAADGAGHSLVLARPSYGENDPQAWAASDSVGGSPGRLDPVTPDPLRPVVINEFLAHGVAQTQFIELYNRGAVSLDLSGCSLGCDSQTNELVLPSGTIIPAHGWLSFNEAQLGFALAAAGDTIYLHNPGRTRVLDAVRFDAQQTDVATGRQPDGVERFSPLATASPGTLNSGPQAAPVVINEIMYAPITLDDDDQYIELCNRSFNPVDLSGWRFVSGISFAFSNGTVLPAGGYLVVARNAAHLQATHPYLTTATLAGSFSGSLAHKGERLALARTDTLITTNGSGEAVTNVIYPVENELTYGIGGRWGRWAHKDGSSLELIDPRADNSLAPNWQDSDESHKAAWTSVTATGVLDNSTYGTAADELQILLQGAGECLVDDVQVLDAGGTNHLANSTFESGASGWTAEGTESQSGLETGEGYHSSQSYHIRAVDRGDNQVNRVRIAVNPPLPTNSLATIQAQVRWLTGHPEVLLRLRGNWLECVGEMNLPASPGTPRLPNSRYVTNAPPAITEVHPAPVLPQAGEPIVVTARISDVDGLGTLSLKYRLDPGAVYSTVSMDSNGDGTFRAIIPGQAAGTLIAFYLEATDGAVQPVTARFPANAPSRECLVRVGEVQPTGNLPVYRIWMTQATLNAWSSRNKADNTPFDVTFVLNDSRVIYNTGARYAGSPYIAPGYDSPTGKACGYSVEFPDDDLFLGANELVLDWPGGHGSETTALQEQMGYWIADQLNLPFSHRHTIRLHVNGVTDEARHLTFEAVMQPGGDFLDEWSPDETDGAFYKVERAFEFGDAGNLVADPQPRLQPYLTTGGLKKTARYRWNWLFRAADRVNDFSHLFDLVDAFNAAQPEPYTSDVTSLVDVEEWMRIFATEHIIVNFDSWGHQIGKNMYLFQSTSGKAKLFMFDLDWLMLAAAQQNAGYAPDSAPLFNSEDPTLTRFYAFPPFARAYWRAIEDAVNGPLAPEHCDPVIDAKSQALFANGIQWCDGQPLTDATVVKHWFSQRRGFLQSQLAGVAAPFGVDPSVTVSNNLETLTGTAPVGVTTIRFGDAVVPVTWTSLTNWTATITLQPGTNQVSITGYDLRNTEVPGATTTVTTTYQGDTNGPLPFEAGNLAVLRVGDGTETLGSHGNSVFIDQFTTNGVRVDSHAVPNNATNAFIISGSASSEGALTRSADGRLLVLAGYHLNLADAAVLASSLANADAVTVPRALGVMDAAGGFALVGVTTNQYGGNNMRSGTTDGLGNYWGAGAASGTCYFGDGPPAVIQTAVKNTAVVHMSGGNLYFSTSKTTPGLWRISGAPTVAATPELLFSSPTGKPYAFAFNQEFTTAYVADDTVGDLGGLQRWDFTNGAWSLSYAFAGVTNRGARGLAVDFSGARPVLFATTAEDAGNQLISLTDNGALSPVVILATAGPGQLFRGVALAPVAERAPKLFAATPGSNGFNLAWTTRLNRTYDLQYTDDLAAPNWQVLTNGVATGPVLRAVDVSAPASARFYRVRLAP, from the coding sequence ATGGGCAATACTCCTGGCAGCAGCGGTGCGTTGAAGGATGTCGATTCCGGCGCGGCGCTGCCGGTGAGCGTCGTCATCACGAGCGCCGGCAGCGTCAGCGGCGCACCCGCGGCGGCCAATCCGAATCCCGGCACACCCTTGTATGACGCCTTCAATGGTTACGTGGACTTTGCGGGTGCCGGCGCATCCGATGCCATCGTCCAGGTTCCGGCCGGAGCCTTCGTCACTTACACGATTACGGGCTTGGACCCGACAAAAGTTTACAGCTTGAAAGGCGGCGTGGTGCGCGGCGGCGCCACCTATACCAATCGCTGGTCCTTGTTTCAAATCGACGGTGCGACGTCGTTTGTCAGTGCCCACGCAGGCGGCTTTACGGCAGGGCTGGCCGCGAATCAAGTGGCCATCAACACGGGAGTCAACACCGACGGCGCGATGGTGGATTGGGAGGAGATTGTGCCGTCGGCGGCGGGTTCGTTCAGCGTGACGACGCGGCAATACACCAATGGTCTGCCGGGCGGCGGCGTGGCCAACGGCGTTTACGGCTACGCGTTGGGTGGTTTCCGGCTGGAGGAGTTTAATCCGACGAACCAGCGGCCCGTGGCCGTCACCGGCTTCAATCGTGATGTGGTGGTGGAGAAGGGCGCGGTCGGGCCGCCTTACGACGCGGCGGCGATGGAGTTGAATCCCGGAGAAGGGCGGGCCTTTTACCAGAAGGGACTGGCTGGGACGAGTTACGGGCTGCCACTTTCGGGGAGCTTTCTCAGTGCAACCGGCGACGACACCGTTTTTCAATTTTCATCCTTCACCGCGAGCAACGCGCTGGTGTTGAGCAGCGCCACCGGCAGCACCAGCGGCACGCTGGAACTGATCAAGCCGGCGGTTTATGACCGCATTTCCGTCCTGGCCAATTCAGCCAGCGCTTCATCGAGCAGCGCGGGCACCTGGACGCTGACCTTTGCAGACGGCAGCACCGTGGTGACCAATTATCGCGCGCCGGACTGGTTCAATAATTCCGGTTACGCCCTCGGTGGTGTTGAGCGCATCACGCTTTCCTCCGGTGCCACGCAAGGTGCGCCGGACAATCCGCGCTTCTATCCGACCACGATCAATCTGGCGGCGCTTTTGGGGCCGACCAACAAACCACTGACCCGCCTCACCTTCAGTCGGGCCTCATCGGCGCAATCGACCGGAATATACGCGGTCAGCGGTCAGCCGGCGCAGGCGTTTCCGCCCTTCGTCCTGACGCAGCCAGCCGACCAGACCGTTGATGAACTGGCGTCCGCAACCTTTGCCGTGGCGGTGACCGGCAACCCGGCGCCCGCCGTGCAATGGTATAAGAACGATGCGCTCCTCCCGGGCGCGACGAACCTGAATTACACGATTCCGGCGGCGTTGCTGGCCGACGACGGCGCGCGCTTTGCCGTCGTGGCGGCCAATGTCGTCAGCAACCTTCCTTACGCGGCCACCAGCCACGTGGCCACGTTGTTCGTCATGGCGGACACCCGTGCGCCTTCGCTCGTGGCCGCGCAGTCGCTTGGGTTGAATCAGGTGGAGGCGCGTTTTTCGGAACGCCTCGTGCCGGCGACGGCGATGCAACTGGCAAACTTTGCGTTGGCGGGGCCGGCGGGCGCGGTGGCCATTTCCGGAGCGGCCTTGGATGCGTCGCAAAGCAATGTGGTTTTGAGTGTCGCCGTCCCGACCGACGGGGCGCCCTACGTGCTGACGGTGAATCATCTCACCGATCAATCGGCGGCGGCCAACGAGATCGCGCCCAACTCACAGGCCGGCTTCAACGCGAGTGTCTTTCAGCCGCAGGCCATCGGTGCGCCGGTGGTGGCGGGACTTCAATCCGGCCAGACCAACGGCTTGGATCTGACGGCCGGCGGTGCCGGGGTGGGCGGCACCAATGACCAGGCCCAGTTCAGTTACCTGTTCAAGAATGGCGATTTCGACGTGGCAGTGCGGCTGGATGCGTTGGCGTTCGTCAATGCCTGGTCCGAGGCCGGCTTGATGGCGCGGGAAGCGCTGGCTCCGGGGGCGCGTTTTGTTGCCGCACTGGCCACGCCAAGCATCAGCGGCGCATTTTTTGAGGCGCGCACAGCCAGCAACAGCGCGACGATGCGGACGGGTTCCGTGCCGGTCAATTATCCCAACACCTGGCTGCGTTTGAAACGCGCCGGTGACACATTCACGGGCTACGCGGGTTTTGATGGCGAGAACTGGACCCAAACCGGCACCGCCAGTTTGAGCCTGCCGGCGACCCTTTATTTCGGCCTGTTCGCGGCCAGTGATGATACGAATGCGTCAACGACGGTGCGGTTCCGCGACCTGGCCGCCGTGACGAATGCCGGCCCGAATGTCGTGGTGGTGGGTGAAGTGCCGGGTCCGTCCAGCCAGCGCACGGGGCTGGTCATTTCGGAAATCATGTATCATCCGACGAACAGCGCGCTCGAATTTGTGGAACTGTGCAACACGCGCGGTGAACCTCAAAGCCTGGGCGGTTACTCGCTGGCGGGCGACCTCAATTACACGTTTCCGCCGGGCACGCTGCTCGCCGGCGGCGCCTGTCTGGTCGTGGCCAAGTCGCCCTCGGAGCTGGCCGCGGCATACGGGCTCAGCAACGTGTTCGGTCCGTTCACGGGCAGCCTTCCCAACAGCGAAGGCACGGTGCGTTTGCTCAATCAAGCGGGTGGCGTGTTTCTCGAGGTGGAATATTCGGACCGCGCGCCGTGGCCGGTGGCGGCGGATGGTGCGGGGCATTCGTTGGTGCTGGCGCGGCCGTCGTATGGCGAGAACGACCCGCAGGCCTGGGCTGCGAGCGATTCCGTGGGCGGATCGCCCGGCCGGCTGGATCCCGTCACACCCGATCCGTTGCGTCCGGTGGTCATCAATGAATTTCTGGCGCACGGCGTCGCGCAGACGCAGTTCATCGAGCTTTACAATCGCGGGGCGGTTTCGCTCGACCTTTCCGGGTGTTCGCTCGGTTGCGACTCGCAGACCAATGAGCTGGTGCTCCCTTCCGGAACGATCATTCCGGCCCACGGCTGGCTGTCTTTCAACGAAGCCCAACTGGGGTTTGCCCTCGCGGCGGCGGGGGACACGATTTACCTCCACAACCCCGGCCGGACGCGGGTGCTTGACGCGGTGCGCTTTGACGCGCAACAAACAGACGTGGCAACCGGCCGGCAGCCGGACGGCGTCGAACGATTCAGCCCGCTGGCGACGGCCTCTCCGGGCACGCTCAACAGCGGTCCGCAGGCGGCACCGGTGGTCATCAACGAAATCATGTATGCGCCCATCACGCTGGATGACGACGACCAATACATCGAGCTCTGCAACCGCAGCTTCAATCCGGTGGATCTCAGCGGCTGGCGATTTGTGAGCGGGATCAGCTTTGCGTTTTCCAATGGCACCGTCCTGCCGGCGGGCGGCTATCTGGTCGTGGCGCGCAACGCCGCGCATTTGCAGGCCACGCATCCCTATCTCACCACCGCCACGCTGGCCGGCAGTTTCAGCGGCTCGCTGGCGCACAAGGGGGAACGGCTCGCGCTCGCCCGGACCGACACGTTGATCACCACCAACGGCAGTGGTGAAGCGGTGACGAACGTGATTTATCCGGTCGAAAACGAACTGACCTACGGCATCGGGGGCCGCTGGGGACGGTGGGCGCACAAGGACGGCAGCAGTCTGGAACTGATTGATCCCCGGGCCGACAATTCGCTCGCGCCCAACTGGCAGGATAGCGATGAATCGCACAAGGCCGCGTGGACCAGCGTCACGGCGACGGGGGTGCTGGACAATTCCACTTACGGCACCGCGGCCGACGAGCTGCAGATTCTCCTGCAAGGCGCCGGCGAGTGTCTGGTGGACGATGTGCAGGTGCTGGACGCGGGCGGAACCAATCACCTTGCCAACTCGACGTTTGAATCCGGCGCCAGCGGTTGGACCGCGGAAGGCACCGAATCCCAATCCGGCCTCGAAACGGGGGAAGGTTACCACAGCAGCCAGTCCTATCACATCCGGGCGGTGGACCGCGGTGACAACCAGGTCAACCGTGTTCGCATCGCCGTCAACCCGCCGCTGCCGACCAATTCGTTGGCCACCATCCAGGCCCAAGTGCGCTGGCTGACGGGGCATCCCGAAGTGCTGCTGCGATTGCGTGGCAACTGGCTGGAATGCGTGGGTGAAATGAACCTGCCCGCGTCGCCGGGCACGCCGCGGCTGCCGAACAGCCGCTACGTGACCAACGCACCGCCGGCCATCACGGAGGTCCACCCCGCGCCCGTGCTGCCGCAAGCTGGCGAACCGATTGTGGTGACGGCCCGCATCAGCGATGTCGATGGTTTGGGAACCTTGAGCCTGAAGTATCGGCTCGATCCCGGCGCGGTTTATTCCACGGTGTCCATGGACAGCAACGGCGACGGCACCTTCCGCGCCATCATCCCGGGCCAGGCCGCGGGAACCCTGATCGCCTTTTACCTCGAGGCGACGGATGGCGCAGTCCAGCCGGTGACCGCCCGGTTTCCCGCGAATGCGCCCAGCCGCGAGTGCCTGGTGCGCGTGGGCGAAGTTCAGCCAACGGGAAATCTGCCCGTCTATCGCATTTGGATGACGCAGGCGACGCTCAATGCCTGGAGCAGCCGGAACAAGGCCGACAACACGCCGTTTGACGTGACGTTTGTTTTGAATGACAGCCGGGTGATTTACAACACCGGGGCGCGTTACGCCGGCAGCCCCTACATCGCGCCCGGTTACGATTCACCCACGGGCAAGGCCTGCGGTTACAGCGTGGAATTTCCCGACGACGATCTGTTCCTCGGTGCCAACGAGCTGGTGCTCGACTGGCCGGGCGGTCACGGCAGCGAAACCACGGCCTTACAGGAGCAAATGGGCTACTGGATCGCCGATCAGTTGAACCTGCCCTTCAGTCACCGGCACACCATCCGGCTGCATGTCAATGGCGTGACGGATGAGGCGCGGCACCTCACGTTTGAGGCAGTGATGCAGCCGGGCGGCGATTTCCTGGATGAATGGTCGCCGGACGAAACCGACGGCGCCTTTTACAAGGTGGAGCGCGCCTTTGAATTCGGCGACGCCGGCAATCTCGTGGCGGATCCGCAGCCGCGCCTGCAGCCCTACCTTACCACTGGCGGGCTCAAGAAAACCGCGCGTTACCGTTGGAACTGGCTGTTCCGCGCGGCCGACCGCGTGAATGACTTTTCGCATCTGTTCGACCTCGTCGATGCCTTCAACGCGGCGCAGCCCGAGCCTTACACCAGCGACGTCACCAGCCTGGTGGACGTGGAGGAATGGATGCGCATCTTTGCCACCGAGCACATCATTGTGAATTTCGATTCGTGGGGTCATCAAATCGGCAAGAACATGTATCTATTCCAGTCCACCAGCGGGAAGGCGAAGCTCTTCATGTTCGATCTCGACTGGCTCATGCTTGCGGCCGCCCAGCAGAACGCCGGTTACGCGCCTGATAGCGCGCCGCTGTTCAATTCGGAAGATCCAACCCTCACGCGCTTCTACGCGTTTCCGCCCTTTGCCCGGGCCTATTGGCGGGCCATCGAGGACGCCGTGAACGGTCCGCTGGCGCCGGAGCACTGCGACCCGGTCATTGATGCGAAATCGCAGGCGCTGTTTGCCAACGGCATTCAATGGTGTGATGGACAACCTTTGACGGACGCGACGGTGGTCAAGCACTGGTTCAGCCAGCGCCGTGGTTTTCTCCAGTCGCAACTGGCCGGGGTGGCGGCGCCGTTCGGTGTCGATCCATCCGTCACGGTATCCAACAATCTCGAAACCCTCACCGGCACGGCGCCCGTAGGCGTGACAACCATCCGGTTCGGCGATGCCGTCGTGCCGGTTACATGGACCAGCCTGACAAACTGGACCGCGACCATCACGTTGCAGCCGGGCACCAATCAGGTCAGCATCACGGGCTACGATTTGCGCAACACGGAGGTTCCGGGCGCCACGACGACGGTGACGACCACCTATCAGGGCGACACCAACGGGCCGTTGCCGTTTGAGGCGGGTAATCTCGCCGTGCTGCGGGTGGGCGACGGCACCGAAACGCTCGGCAGCCACGGCAATTCCGTCTTCATCGACCAGTTCACCACCAACGGCGTGCGGGTGGACTCCCATGCCGTTCCCAACAACGCCACGAACGCGTTCATCATCAGCGGCAGCGCCTCCTCCGAAGGCGCACTCACGCGTTCGGCGGATGGCCGTTTGCTGGTGCTGGCGGGTTACCACCTCAACCTCGCCGACGCCGCGGTGCTTGCCTCGTCATTGGCCAATGCGGACGCCGTCACCGTGCCACGTGCGCTGGGCGTCATGGACGCCGCTGGGGGCTTTGCACTGGTGGGAGTCACCACCAATCAATATGGCGGGAACAACATGCGCTCCGGCACCACGGACGGCCTTGGCAACTACTGGGGCGCAGGTGCGGCCAGCGGCACCTGTTATTTCGGTGACGGTCCGCCGGCCGTGATCCAAACCGCGGTAAAAAACACGGCCGTGGTGCACATGTCGGGCGGTAACCTCTATTTCAGCACCAGCAAAACGACGCCGGGGCTGTGGCGCATTTCAGGCGCTCCCACCGTTGCGGCCACGCCCGAACTCCTGTTCAGTTCGCCAACCGGGAAACCGTATGCATTCGCCTTCAATCAGGAGTTCACGACTGCCTATGTGGCGGACGACACCGTCGGCGATCTGGGCGGCCTTCAACGATGGGATTTCACGAATGGTGCCTGGTCGCTGAGCTATGCCTTCGCCGGCGTGACGAACCGGGGTGCCCGCGGGCTGGCGGTGGATTTCTCGGGCGCGCGGCCGGTGCTGTTTGCGACCACGGCCGAGGATGCCGGCAACCAGTTGATTTCCCTCACGGACAATGGCGCGCTGTCGCCCGTCGTGATCCTGGCCACGGCGGGCCCCGGGCAATTGTTTCGGGGCGTGGCCCTCGCTCCTGTTGCGGAACGCGCACCCAAATTGTTTGCGGCCACGCCGGGTTCGAACGGATTCAACCTGGCCTGGACGACGCGGCTGAACCGGACTTACGACCTGCAATACACCGATGATTTGGCGGCGCCGAACTGGCAGGTGCTGACGAACGGCGTGGCCACCGGGCCGGTCCTGCGCGCAGTCGACGTTTCGGCGCCGGCGTCGGCCCGTTTTTACCGGGTGCGCCTCGCGCCGTAA
- a CDS encoding TIM barrel protein — protein MASKVQVAGKIAAAADEVKLLADVGSPGVKSYFNFANAAKFGRDIPTELRRLGRDRICQFHCTNEDGVWLENDPQIDLPRIKQTLDALGWRGWLVAERSCDKHDPRNVKRNFGANTEYLKKIFQG, from the coding sequence TTGGCGTCTAAAGTGCAGGTGGCCGGCAAAATTGCCGCCGCTGCCGACGAAGTAAAGCTGCTGGCCGACGTGGGTTCGCCCGGCGTGAAAAGCTATTTCAACTTTGCCAACGCCGCCAAATTCGGCCGCGACATTCCGACCGAACTGCGCAGGCTGGGCAGGGACCGTATTTGCCAGTTTCACTGCACCAACGAGGATGGCGTGTGGCTGGAGAACGATCCGCAGATCGATTTGCCCAGGATCAAGCAGACGCTGGACGCGCTCGGCTGGCGCGGCTGGCTGGTGGCTGAGCGCTCGTGCGACAAGCACGATCCGCGGAATGTGAAACGCAACTTCGGCGCGAACACGGAATATTTGAAGAAGATTTTCCAGGGATGA
- a CDS encoding aconitase family protein yields MTLTEKLLARAAGKAKVEAGENIWVNADVLMTHDVCGPGTIGVFKREFGKTAKVWDRQKVVIIPDHYIFTADSRSNRNVDILREFAREQGLPYFYDVIDDPNGTWKFDATKGNLKRQYGANYAGVCHTALPAKGHTRPGEVLFGTDSHTCMAGAFNQFATGIGNTDAGFVLGTGKLLIKVPETMHFRLEGKLQPGVMAKDVILHCIGEIGFDGATYRAMQFDGPGVASLSMDDRMTIANMAIEAGGKNGIFPFDARTAEYVDARTRLNGTKANYEPVAADADQKFVYELVVDLDKLEPTVACHPDPGQRKKAREMGHMKLDRAYVGSCTGGKTSDFVEFARVLRGRKVSIDTFGVPATPDIVHELQSTRWGDKTIWQILEDAGVRMTENAGCAACLGGPVDTFGRINQAGLKCISATNRNFPGRMGDKESQVFLASPATVAASAIAGKIVDPRDYLS; encoded by the coding sequence ATGACGTTGACTGAAAAGTTGCTCGCCCGTGCGGCGGGCAAGGCCAAGGTGGAAGCCGGCGAAAACATCTGGGTGAACGCTGACGTGCTGATGACGCACGATGTGTGCGGCCCCGGCACCATTGGCGTGTTCAAACGGGAGTTCGGCAAGACCGCCAAGGTTTGGGACCGCCAGAAGGTGGTCATCATTCCCGACCACTACATTTTCACGGCCGATTCGCGGTCCAACCGCAACGTGGACATCCTGCGCGAGTTCGCCCGGGAGCAGGGGCTGCCCTACTTTTACGACGTGATTGACGATCCGAACGGCACCTGGAAATTCGATGCCACCAAGGGCAACCTCAAGCGGCAATACGGCGCGAACTACGCGGGCGTCTGTCACACCGCGTTGCCGGCCAAGGGCCACACGCGTCCGGGCGAAGTGCTCTTCGGCACCGATTCCCACACCTGCATGGCGGGCGCGTTCAACCAGTTCGCCACCGGCATCGGGAACACGGACGCCGGCTTTGTCCTGGGCACGGGCAAGCTGTTGATCAAGGTTCCGGAGACGATGCATTTCCGATTGGAAGGGAAATTGCAGCCGGGCGTGATGGCAAAGGATGTCATCCTGCATTGCATCGGCGAAATCGGTTTTGACGGAGCCACCTATCGCGCGATGCAATTTGACGGTCCGGGCGTGGCGAGCCTTTCCATGGACGACCGCATGACGATTGCGAACATGGCCATCGAGGCGGGCGGCAAGAACGGCATCTTCCCCTTCGACGCGCGCACGGCGGAATACGTTGATGCGCGGACCAGGTTGAACGGCACGAAGGCGAATTATGAACCCGTGGCGGCCGACGCCGACCAGAAGTTCGTTTACGAACTTGTGGTGGACCTCGACAAGCTTGAGCCCACCGTGGCCTGCCATCCTGATCCGGGCCAGCGCAAGAAGGCCCGAGAGATGGGCCACATGAAACTCGACCGCGCGTATGTCGGCTCCTGCACGGGCGGCAAAACCAGCGACTTTGTCGAATTCGCCCGCGTGCTGCGCGGCCGGAAGGTGAGCATCGACACCTTCGGGGTGCCGGCCACGCCCGACATCGTGCATGAATTGCAGTCCACGCGTTGGGGTGACAAGACCATCTGGCAAATCCTCGAGGACGCCGGCGTGCGCATGACGGAAAACGCCGGTTGTGCCGCGTGCCTGGGCGGTCCGGTGGACACCTTCGGCCGCATCAATCAGGCGGGGCTCAAGTGCATCAGCGCCACCAACCGCAACTTCCCCGGCCGCATGGGCGACAAGGAATCGCAGGTGTTCCTCGCCAGTCCGGCCACCGTGGCCGCCAGTGCCATCGCGGGCAAGATCGTGGATCCGCGCGACTACCTGAGCTGA